A stretch of DNA from Chitinophagaceae bacterium:
GTTCCAGTAGCTGTCAAATTGATGCCCGCCGGTTGAAGGGTTGGCAACCTGCATCAGACAATCGGCATTATTATTGGTATTTTCAAATAGAACTTCCGGTTTATCAGCAGTTGGAATTGACAGATCATTTATCATATTTTGCACTCCATTGCCTCCGTAAGTATAAGGTCTGTGCTGAAGAGAAACACAATTTGTACTCATAGCACAAGTGTTAAATCCTTTTAAAATCCGGTCATAATCATAGGGTACTATTAAATCATTGGGTTGATGAAAAAGATATAGTTTGGGCGCATTTGTATAGCTAAAAGATGAAAACATATCATAAAAAGCTCCTCCGTAAAATGAGCCGGCTCCCTTAATGATATAATTTTTATCTGTTGGATTTAAACTACCATTTATAGAACCCAGATCCGGGCGGGATAAATTCATGGACGAAATAGGTATATCAAATGTGGTGTTTTGAATACAAGGGGCGTAATAATTCTGATGTGGTGCTTTAGCATCCGGCATTTGTCCACAATCGGCAGGCTTTTCGTCTTCTGTATCCAAAAAAGCGACTCCCAGAGAAATATATGCTCCGGCACTTTCACCAAAAACAAATACATTAGCAGCATCAATATTATAAACATCCTGTTCATTAATCAGATACCGAAGCGCTCCCTTAGCATCCTGAACGCCTCTGTACCAGGCTCTCACCCATTCGGTTGTATCAGCGATATTAAAACAATTCCAGTTGGGAATATTGCAGTTTTTAGAAATATCTGTATGAAAATAACCCAAACGATAATTAATAGCCGCTGCTACATATCCCCTTTTTGCAAAATCCCGTCTCATTCTTGCGATACCGGCATCATTTTTACTGCCGGCAGCAAAAGCTCCTCCATGAATAATAATGGCTAAAGGCCTGCCACAAACAGATGGTTCATCATTTGTTGGAAAAGAAATGTCCATATGCAGATCCTTATCTACTCCGGCAAAATTTACGGCCGTTCCGTAATGTACATTTTCAATCGTTTGAATTGTATAAACAGTATCTACAAAGTTTTGCGCTGCTAAACCGGTCACAGAGCTAAAAAGGATGATTAAAAGACAATGCCTCATATATTTCTATTTGATATTAAAGTTACAACATTTCTTTAAAAAAAAAGCCACTACAAAAAATGCAGTGGCTTCGACTTTTCCTATTGGAGATTGTTTATGCAGATAAAACTTCTGTTACCTTTTCAGCAGCTTCTTTAAGAAGAATTACAGAATGAACTTTCAATCCTGAATCTTCAATCAGCTTTTTGGCTTCTACAGCATTGGTACCTTGAAGTCTGACTATGATTGGAATATCTATATTGCCAATGTTTTTATAAGCGTCTACAACTCCCTGAGCTACTCTGTCACAACGAACGATTCCACCAAAGATATTTACTAAAATTGCTTTTACATTCGGGTCTTTCAGAATAATTCTAAAACCGGCTTCAACAGTTTGAGCATTTGCCGTTCCGCCAACATCCAGGAAGTTTGCCGGTGAACCACCTGCCAATTTAATGATGTCCATAGTAGCCATTGCCAATCCGGCGCCGTTTACCATACATCCAACATTACCATCTAATTTAATGAAATTCAGGCGATGCTTGCTGGCTTCAACCTCTGTTGGGTCTTCTTCAGATAAATCGCGCATCTCCTGAATATTCGGATGACGAAATAATCCATTTGCATCTACAGTAAATTTACAATCAACAGCTATGATTTTGTTATCAGACGTTTTCAATGCCGGATTAATCTCTATCATAGAAGCATCA
This window harbors:
- a CDS encoding T9SS C-terminal target domain-containing protein, giving the protein MRHCLLIILFSSVTGLAAQNFVDTVYTIQTIENVHYGTAVNFAGVDKDLHMDISFPTNDEPSVCGRPLAIIIHGGAFAAGSKNDAGIARMRRDFAKRGYVAAAINYRLGYFHTDISKNCNIPNWNCFNIADTTEWVRAWYRGVQDAKGALRYLINEQDVYNIDAANVFVFGESAGAYISLGVAFLDTEDEKPADCGQMPDAKAPHQNYYAPCIQNTTFDIPISSMNLSRPDLGSINGSLNPTDKNYIIKGAGSFYGGAFYDMFSSFSYTNAPKLYLFHQPNDLIVPYDYDRILKGFNTCAMSTNCVSLQHRPYTYGGNGVQNMINDLSIPTADKPEVLFENTNNNADCLMQVANPSTGGHQFDSYWNRTSNMAAFFAQSIGEEDCLLLSTESPKPLAYKLYPNPAGSKINLEMPFNRAEVRVYSISGVQKGIYTLENGYLKIPLEKLPSGMYFIEVKHASGLETFKFQKVGE